From one Lycium barbarum isolate Lr01 chromosome 6, ASM1917538v2, whole genome shotgun sequence genomic stretch:
- the LOC132645500 gene encoding uncharacterized protein At5g41620-like yields MYKSEKKMEREEKKKQQEKELLVLKLKGGVLVGKRGGSCSTPSPTWKIGLAQSDGSLLQDLPFPSNSASLSVRKLGANLWEFQPQVKNIVKMSKVGHPPQTQKDKKRSKLPSQPADPPDSPPQQPTSTSSLGRDIAASLRQHHHHLLVKNGGAQSLESPASYCSSMEMAPYKPVETPTTSKDLKGRSGKSSYSLKTSTELLNILNRIWSLEEQQSSNMSLVKALRKELDHSQRCVKELQEEKKRDREEIDDLMTLIAEYRIGRKNNKHNRTEEAVKTLTDELRDERRLRKHSENLHRKLARDLAEVKSSFSTALKELEREREARIMLEELCDEFAYGIKEYEEDVRFLKSKLKKDHMLTEEKDGLIIHISEAWLDERMQMKQAQRRHDPAEKKTIVDKLWSEIQTFLKARQSNDYRNNVLNLKGAKENCLHRHSLESFHLNNPASAPRIEKEDDDSFDNVIRASESNRGLSGKHDEISCINQQEEFTSNIHVGKITESNPPQTKIEAQVSKDPDMTSSRIQPEEKIFEAMVVKETPVEGNEIGVLKKRVTKQGKSQKRKNNLMKTGSSLLNNLLKDHSLPSEAKPLQNDDKHVEQSFDPTTFTGPASPVQKWTSKLTAPDREVIESSSKLPLGVKENTLKAKLLEARLESQQLQPRAIKGLSEFT; encoded by the exons ATGTACAAGAGTGAGAAAAAGATGGAGAGAGAGGAAAAGAAAAAGCAGCAAGAAAAAGAATTGTTGGTATTAAAGTTGAAAGGAGGTGTTTTGGTGGGGAAAAGAGGAGGTAGTTGTAGTACTCCTTCACCTACATGGAAAATTGGGTTGGCTCAATCTGATGGTTCTCTGCTTCAAGATTTGCCTTTTCCATCCAATTCTGCTTCACTCTCTGTCAGAAAACTTGGTGCTAATCTCTGGGAATTTCAGCCACAAGTGAAAAACATCGTCAAGATGAGCAAGGTTGGGCATCCCCCTCAAACTCAAAAAGATAAAAAACGTTCTAAGCTTCCCAGCCAACCAGCTGACCCACCAGATAGCCCACCACAGCAG CCAACAAGCACCAGTAGTTTAGGGAGGGACATTGCTGCATCACTTAGacagcatcatcatcatctacTTGTGAAGAATGGAGGCGCTCAATCGCTTGAATCTCCTGCAAGTTACTGTAGCTCAATGGAG ATGGCTCCTTATAAACCTGTTGAGACTCCCACCACCTCAAAGGACCTTAAAGGTAGAAGTGGAAAGTCCAGCTACAGCCTGAAAACATCAACGGAATTACTTAATATACTTAATAGGATTTGGAGCCTTGAAGAACAACAATCATCAAACATGTCGTTGGTGAAAGCATTGAGAAAAGAACTTGATCACTCCCAAAGATGTGTTAAGGAACTACAAGAAGAAAAGAAACGAGACAGAGAAGAAATAGATGACTTGATGACACTAATTGCTGAGTACAGAATTGGAAGAAAGAACAACAAGCATAACAGAACTGAAGAAGCAGTCAAGACATTGACGGATGAGCTACGAGATGAAAGAAGGTTGAGGAAACACTCAGAAAATCTTCACCGTAAGCTTGCTCGAGATCTTGCTGAAGTGAAATCTTCTTTCTCTACTGCTTTAAAAGAACTTGAAAGAGAACGGGAGGCACGGATTATGCTAGAAGAATTATGTGATGAGTTTGCCTATGGAATTAAGGAGTATGAAGAAGATGTTCGATTCTTGAAAAGCAAACTGAAAAAAGATCACATGTTGACTGAAGAGAAGGATGGGTTGATCATCCATATTTCTGAAGCCTGGTTAGATGAGAGAATGCAAATGAAGCAAGCCCAAAGACGTCATGATCCCGCAGAAAAGAAAACAATTGTAGACAAGTTGTGGTCCGAAATACAGACCTTTCTTAAAGCTAGACAATCTAATGATTACAGGAATAATGTCTTAAACTTGAAAGGAGCAAAGGAGAACTGCTTACACAGGCATTCATTGGAATCCTTTCACTTGAACAATCCAGCAAGTGCACCCAGAATAGAGAAGGAAGATGACGATTCATTTGACAACGTTATACGTGCTTCTGAATCAAATAGAGGTTTAAGTGGAAAGCATGACGAAATCAGCTGCATCAATCAACAGGAGGAATTTACTTCGAACATCCATGTCGGAAAAATAACTGAATCTAATCCACCACAGACGAAGATTGAAGCTCAAGTTTCAAAGGACCCTGACATGACTAGCTCAAGAATCCAACCTGAAGAGAAAATTTTCGAGGCAATGGTAGTTAAAGAGACTCCTGTTGAAGGTAATGAGATTGGTGTGCTTAAGAAACGTGTCACAAAACAAGGAAAATCTCAGAAGAGAAAGAATAACTTGATGAAAACAGGAAGTTCTTTGCTGAATAACTTACTTAAAGATCATTCATTGCCTTCAGAAGCTAAGCCACTTCAAAATGACGATAAGCATGTGGAACAGTCTTTCGATCCAACGACATTTACTGGCCCTGCCAGTCCAGTGCAGAAGTGGACATCAAAACTAACAGCCCCGGATCGTGAGGTGATTGAATCTTCTTCAAAATTACCACTAGGTGTTAAAGAGAATACACTGAAGGCAAAGCTGCTAGAAGCCAGGCTTGAAAGCCAGCAGTTGCAGCCAAGAGCTATAAAAGGTTTATCTGAGTTTACTTGA